The proteins below come from a single Oryzias latipes chromosome 14, ASM223467v1 genomic window:
- the rps14 gene encoding 40S ribosomal protein S14: MAPRKGKEKKEEQVISLGPQVAEGENVFGVCHIFASFNDTFVHVTDLSGKETICRVTGGMKVKADRDESSPYAAMLAAQDVAQRCKELGITALHIKLRATGGNRTKTPGPGAQSALRALARSGMKIGRIEDVTPIPSDSTRRKGGRRGRRL, encoded by the exons ATGGCTCCCCGCAAAGGtaaagaaaagaaggaggagcaggTGATCAGCCTGGGTCCGCAAGTGGCCGAGGGCGAGAATGTGTTTGGAGTCTGCCACATCTTCGCCTCTTTCAACGACACCTTCGTCCATGTCACCGACCTCTCCGGGAA GGAGACCATCTGCCGCGTGACAGGCGGGATGAAGGTGAAGGCTGACAGGGACGAGTCGTCTCCATATGCAGCCATGTTGGCGGCCCAAGACGTAGCGCAGCGCTGCAAGGAGCTGGGGATCACAGCGCTGCACATCAAGCTGAGAGCAACTGGGGGCAACAG GACGAAGACGCCTGGACCTGGAGCCCAGTCTGCTCTCCGAGCTCTGGCTCGTTCTGGGATGAAGATCGGCCGTATTG AGGACGTCACCCCCATCCCCTCAGACTCCACCCGGAGGAAGGGAGGACGTCGCGGCCGGCGTCTGTGA
- the LOC101158129 gene encoding rab proteins geranylgeranyltransferase component A 1 isoform X2, producing the protein MAAEDLPSEFDVVILGTGLAESVVAAACSRVGQRVLHLDRRSYYAANWASFTFNALLTWIQEQQEGPQPEQGKDWSSLLNDGEELIHLSNPDLDSITNIQVLSYASEEDEEVPDTAKEETSANSQLEAESTGSREEESAEAEEESAEAEATNTKGEEPEVDQSHPGASSGPSEPTRKKISYAQLLKEGRRFNIDLVSKLLFSRGSLVDLLIRSNVSRYTEFKNVTRILTYRHGNLQQVPCSRADVFASRQLSVVEKRKLMRFLTSCIEETEMDQAYSSQPYSKYLQDQQLGENLQHFLLHSIAMVTEDTPTEAGLASTRHFLRSLGRYGNSPFLFPVYGLGEIPQCFCRMSAVFGGIYCLRHSVSCLIVDKDANRCKAVIDSRGQRISCSHFVVEDGYLGSRSSVTTPTRLLSRAILITDSSVLPSDSEQQVSMVTIPPGEVCQSAVKMVELCSSTMTCMPGTYLVHLTCQSVGSAFEDLSQLVTKMFQTPESQEPGGRPSVLWSLYFNMADGSVPGVEGQGLPSNVHVCSGPEGSLDHEHSIKQAELIFQRILPDEEFCPPAPNPEDIIYDGESPTPSAEEDSVKEAGQQEESGGDLNPQLDQ; encoded by the exons ATGGCTGCGGAGGACCTGCCCTCGGAGTTTGACGTTGTAATCTTGGGCACAG GTTTGGCTGAGTCTGTGGTGGCAGCTGCCTGCTCCAGAGTGGGTCAGAGGGTCCTTCACCTGGACAG GAGGAGTTATTATGCAGCTAACTGGGCCAGCTTCACCTTCAACGCTCTGCTCACCTGGATCCAGGAGCAGCAG GAGGGGCCTCAGCCAGAGCAAGGCAAGGATTGGTCAAGCTTGTTAAATGACGGGGAGGAGCTAATTCACCTATCAAATCCAGACCTTGATTCCATCACTAACATACAAGTGCTCTCTTACGCCAG tgaggaagatgaagaagttCCAGACACTGCCAAAGAAGAAACATCTGCCAACAGCCAATTAGAGGCGGAGTCTACAG GTTCAAGGGAGGAGGAGTCGgctgaggcagaggaggagtCGGCTGAGGCAGAG GCCACCAACACAAAGGGGGAGGAGCCTGAAGTGGACCAGTCGCATCCCGGTGCATCTTCCGGCCCATCAGAACCAACCAGGAAGAAGATTAGCTACGCCCAGTTACTTAAGGAAGGTCGCAGGTTCAACATCGACCTGGTCTCCAAG ctgCTGTTCTCTCGTGGCTCGCTGGTCGACTTGCTCATCAGGTCCAACGTCAGTCGCTACACAGAGTTCAAGAATGTCACCAGGATTCTCACATATCGCCATGGCAACCTGCAGCAG GTACCCTGCAGTAGAGCGGATGTCTTTGCCAGTCGTCAGCTGTCTGTGGTTgaaaagaggaagctgatgCGGTTTCTAACTTCCTGTATAGAGGAGACAGAGATGGATCAAG CATACAGCAGTCAGCCATATTCAAAGTATCTGCAAGACCAGCAGCTCGGGGAAAACCTGCAGCATTTCTTACTTCATTCTATTGCCATGGTAACGGAAGACACACCCACGGAGGCGGGTCTAGCCTCTACACGTCACTTTCTGCGCTCCCTGGGTCGTTACGGCAACAGTCCATTTTTGTTCCCAGTGTACGGCCTCGGAGAAATCCCTCAGTGTTTTTGCAG gatGAGTGCAGTTTTTGGAGGAATCTACTGCCTCAGGCACTCGGTCAGCTGCCTCATCGTGGACAAGGACGCCAACAG GTGTAAAGCAGTGATTGACAGTCGGGGACAGCGAATCAGCTGCAGCCACTTTGTGGTGGAGGATGGTTATTTAGGCAGCAGGAGTAGTGTGACCACGCCCACCAG gcTGCTGAGCAGAGCCATCCTCATAACGGACTCCTCGGTTCTGCCTAGCGACTCAGAGCAGCAG gtttccatggtgactatTCCTCCTGGGGAGGTGTGCCAGTCAGCAGTGAAGATGGTGGAGCTGTGCTCGTCCACAATGACCTGCATGCCAGGAACAT ATTTGGTCCACCTGACCTGTCAGTCGGTTGGCTCCGCCTTCGAGGACCTGTCCCAGCTGGTCACTAAGATGTTCCAAACCCCAGAGTCACAGGAGCCAG GAGGGCGTCCGTCTGTCCTCTGGAGTCTGTACTTCAACATGGCTGACGGCTCGGTGCCTGGGGTCGAAGGTCAGGGACTCCCATCGAACGTGCACGTGTGTTCTGGTCCAGAAGGAAGTCTGGATCATGAACACAGCATCAAACAG GCTGAGCTCATCTTCCAGAGGATTCTGCCCGACGAGGAGTTCTGTCCTCCAGCTCCGAACCCGGAGGATATCATCTATGACGGAGAGAGCCCCACCCCTTCAGCCGAGGAGGACTCGGTCAAGGAG GCGGGGCAACAGGAGGAATCGGGAGGGGATCTGAACCCTCAGCTGGATCAGTGA
- the LOC101158129 gene encoding rab proteins geranylgeranyltransferase component A 1 isoform X1: MAAEDLPSEFDVVILGTGLAESVVAAACSRVGQRVLHLDRRSYYAANWASFTFNALLTWIQEQQEGPQPEQGKDWSSLLNDGEELIHLSNPDLDSITNIQVLSYASEEDEEVPDTAKEETSANSQLEAESTGSREEESAEAEEESAEAEATNTKGEEPEVDQSHPGASSGPSEPTRKKISYAQLLKEGRRFNIDLVSKLLFSRGSLVDLLIRSNVSRYTEFKNVTRILTYRHGNLQQVPCSRADVFASRQLSVVEKRKLMRFLTSCIEETEMDQAYSSQPYSKYLQDQQLGENLQHFLLHSIAMVTEDTPTEAGLASTRHFLRSLGRYGNSPFLFPVYGLGEIPQCFCRMSAVFGGIYCLRHSVSCLIVDKDANRCKAVIDSRGQRISCSHFVVEDGYLGSRSSVTTPTRLLSRAILITDSSVLPSDSEQQVSMVTIPPGEVCQSAVKMVELCSSTMTCMPGTYLVHLTCQSVGSAFEDLSQLVTKMFQTPESQEPGGRPSVLWSLYFNMADGSVPGVEGQGLPSNVHVCSGPEGSLDHEHSIKQAELIFQRILPDEEFCPPAPNPEDIIYDGESPTPSAEEDSVKEAGQQEESGGDLKEAGQQEESGGDLNPQLDQ; the protein is encoded by the exons ATGGCTGCGGAGGACCTGCCCTCGGAGTTTGACGTTGTAATCTTGGGCACAG GTTTGGCTGAGTCTGTGGTGGCAGCTGCCTGCTCCAGAGTGGGTCAGAGGGTCCTTCACCTGGACAG GAGGAGTTATTATGCAGCTAACTGGGCCAGCTTCACCTTCAACGCTCTGCTCACCTGGATCCAGGAGCAGCAG GAGGGGCCTCAGCCAGAGCAAGGCAAGGATTGGTCAAGCTTGTTAAATGACGGGGAGGAGCTAATTCACCTATCAAATCCAGACCTTGATTCCATCACTAACATACAAGTGCTCTCTTACGCCAG tgaggaagatgaagaagttCCAGACACTGCCAAAGAAGAAACATCTGCCAACAGCCAATTAGAGGCGGAGTCTACAG GTTCAAGGGAGGAGGAGTCGgctgaggcagaggaggagtCGGCTGAGGCAGAG GCCACCAACACAAAGGGGGAGGAGCCTGAAGTGGACCAGTCGCATCCCGGTGCATCTTCCGGCCCATCAGAACCAACCAGGAAGAAGATTAGCTACGCCCAGTTACTTAAGGAAGGTCGCAGGTTCAACATCGACCTGGTCTCCAAG ctgCTGTTCTCTCGTGGCTCGCTGGTCGACTTGCTCATCAGGTCCAACGTCAGTCGCTACACAGAGTTCAAGAATGTCACCAGGATTCTCACATATCGCCATGGCAACCTGCAGCAG GTACCCTGCAGTAGAGCGGATGTCTTTGCCAGTCGTCAGCTGTCTGTGGTTgaaaagaggaagctgatgCGGTTTCTAACTTCCTGTATAGAGGAGACAGAGATGGATCAAG CATACAGCAGTCAGCCATATTCAAAGTATCTGCAAGACCAGCAGCTCGGGGAAAACCTGCAGCATTTCTTACTTCATTCTATTGCCATGGTAACGGAAGACACACCCACGGAGGCGGGTCTAGCCTCTACACGTCACTTTCTGCGCTCCCTGGGTCGTTACGGCAACAGTCCATTTTTGTTCCCAGTGTACGGCCTCGGAGAAATCCCTCAGTGTTTTTGCAG gatGAGTGCAGTTTTTGGAGGAATCTACTGCCTCAGGCACTCGGTCAGCTGCCTCATCGTGGACAAGGACGCCAACAG GTGTAAAGCAGTGATTGACAGTCGGGGACAGCGAATCAGCTGCAGCCACTTTGTGGTGGAGGATGGTTATTTAGGCAGCAGGAGTAGTGTGACCACGCCCACCAG gcTGCTGAGCAGAGCCATCCTCATAACGGACTCCTCGGTTCTGCCTAGCGACTCAGAGCAGCAG gtttccatggtgactatTCCTCCTGGGGAGGTGTGCCAGTCAGCAGTGAAGATGGTGGAGCTGTGCTCGTCCACAATGACCTGCATGCCAGGAACAT ATTTGGTCCACCTGACCTGTCAGTCGGTTGGCTCCGCCTTCGAGGACCTGTCCCAGCTGGTCACTAAGATGTTCCAAACCCCAGAGTCACAGGAGCCAG GAGGGCGTCCGTCTGTCCTCTGGAGTCTGTACTTCAACATGGCTGACGGCTCGGTGCCTGGGGTCGAAGGTCAGGGACTCCCATCGAACGTGCACGTGTGTTCTGGTCCAGAAGGAAGTCTGGATCATGAACACAGCATCAAACAG GCTGAGCTCATCTTCCAGAGGATTCTGCCCGACGAGGAGTTCTGTCCTCCAGCTCCGAACCCGGAGGATATCATCTATGACGGAGAGAGCCCCACCCCTTCAGCCGAGGAGGACTCGGTCAAGGAGGCGGGGCAACAGGAGGAATCAGGAGGGGATCTCAAGGAGGCGGGGCAACAGGAGGAATCGGGAGGGGATCTGAACCCTCAGCTGGATCAGTGA